A window of the Bacteroides thetaiotaomicron VPI-5482 genome harbors these coding sequences:
- a CDS encoding Coenzyme F420 hydrogenase/dehydrogenase, beta subunit C-terminal domain, with product MENMVESDYPHTFYGAYNTNKTDIVNSSSGGIYPSLAKWIISQGGIVFGASLDDEHKLYHIGVSTESDIQKTIGSKYFQSEIRDTYVECKKELDKGRLVLYTGTPCQVHGLKRYLGKDYDNLYTADVICHGVPSSKMFDAYIDFLEKKHNGKLVDINFRDKKRNGWSITLRYTIEYSNDKRKDYYLINKLSEYFMAFLGGYIERESCYSCPFSSMRRPGDITMGDFWGYQFKRPDLKHDEGLSLIIVNSEHGKRIVDVLHRNGVQFNAVDEECVKASENKNLYKPTLRPEVRSVVYDELQNFGFEYIAKKYFRRTQTLRNKAKNYMPVALVNIIKKLK from the coding sequence ATGGAAAATATGGTTGAGTCAGATTATCCTCACACGTTCTATGGTGCTTACAATACAAACAAAACAGATATTGTGAATAGCTCTTCTGGTGGAATATATCCATCACTTGCAAAGTGGATAATTTCACAAGGAGGAATCGTTTTTGGAGCATCATTAGATGATGAGCATAAGCTATACCACATTGGAGTGTCCACAGAATCTGATATACAAAAAACAATTGGTTCTAAATATTTCCAAAGTGAAATAAGAGATACATACGTAGAGTGCAAGAAAGAATTAGATAAAGGACGATTGGTTTTGTATACGGGTACTCCTTGTCAGGTTCATGGACTGAAGAGGTATCTAGGAAAAGATTATGATAATCTTTATACAGCAGATGTAATTTGTCATGGTGTTCCAAGTAGTAAAATGTTTGATGCTTATATCGACTTCCTTGAGAAAAAGCATAACGGAAAGCTTGTGGATATCAATTTCAGAGACAAGAAAAGGAATGGGTGGTCTATTACACTTAGATATACTATTGAATATTCAAATGACAAAAGAAAAGACTACTATCTAATTAACAAGCTCTCAGAATATTTTATGGCTTTTCTCGGTGGCTACATTGAAAGAGAGAGTTGTTATTCTTGTCCCTTCTCTTCAATGCGTCGCCCTGGTGACATTACTATGGGTGATTTTTGGGGGTATCAGTTCAAGAGGCCAGATCTGAAGCATGATGAAGGATTGTCATTGATTATAGTAAACAGTGAGCATGGTAAAAGAATAGTTGATGTCCTTCACAGAAACGGAGTACAATTTAACGCTGTAGATGAAGAGTGTGTTAAGGCTAGTGAAAACAAGAATTTGTATAAGCCTACATTACGACCAGAGGTCAGAAGTGTGGTGTATGATGAATTGCAGAATTTTGGCTTTGAATACATTGCGAAGAAATATTTCAGACGTACGCAGACACTGAGAAATAAGGCTAAAAACTATATGCCTGTTGCATTGGTAAATATTATCAAGAAGTTAAAGTAA